The Lysobacterales bacterium sequence GGCCTGCAGAACGACTTCGACCTCGAAGGCGCGCGCTTCGCCCTTTCCGCTCGCAAGATCCCGGTGCAACGTCTGCCTGCCGCAGCCTGACGATCCACCGGCCGTCGCAGTTCTCGGAGAATTCGCCGCAGCGTGCAGACCCGCGGTCGCGATGATCGGAGTGGGTGCTCAGCCGCGCAGCACGCTGGCGACGGCGTGGGCGAAGTGGTCGAGGTTGCGGGGGGCGAGGCCGGCGATGTTGATGCGGCTGCTGTCGAGCATGTAGACCGCGAACTCGTCGCGCAGGCGGGTGATTTGGGCTGGCGTCAGGCCAAGGAAGGAGAACATGCCGTGTTGCCGTGCGATGAAGCCGAAGTCGCGGTTGGCGCCGGCGGCAGCGAGTGCGGCGACGGCGCCGCTGCGCATGGCGGCGATGCGTTCGCGCATCGCGGTGAGTTCCTGCAGCCACTGCGTGCGCAGCGCCGGTCGCGTCAGGATGCGCGCGACGATGGCGGCGCCGTGCGCGGGCGGCATCGAGTAGATGTTGCGCACGCCGGTGAGCAGCACCGATCCCGCGGCGGCGGCCTGTGCTGGGCTTGTCGCCTGCCTCGACGACGACCGCTTCCCGATCAACAGCGGCGGAAAAGTGGGCTTGGCGGGACGCTTACGAATCTTCGGCTTTCCGGTACGCTGGTGATGCAAGCGTCAGTTTCGAATAGAAGAGGCGATACATGACCATAGCGGCTCTCCTTGATCACGCTCGCCGCAGCCTGCTCGACTTGTCGACAAGGAATCGGCTGCTGAGCCTTCCAAGAGAGAGTTCCGCCGGACGAATTGTGCATGTGCACGACGAGCTAAGCGAAGAGCTGTTTCGCCTCTTGGTTCGCGAGCAAAAGTCGCTCACGCTCGCTGCAGGACGTGAGTCTGCCGCAGCCGAAGATGGGGCTGCGGGAGGAACTGCGAGCGAACTCGTGGAGTTGCCCAAATCTGATCCGGCGGATGTAGACGCAGAAGGCGTCGCAGCCCGGCATCGTGACCTAAAGCTGCAAACAAGATTGTCCTCTGAATCTCTGCAGAAGCGACTTCTGACCATCTATTACGACGCACGCACGCTGTTGGAAGAGCAGGGCGTGAATATTCTCTACCTTGCGCTCGGGCAGCTTGAATGGTTCGAGAGCGACCGTTCGCAGCTCGCGCGATTGGCGCCGCTGATCTTGATTCCGGTTCGCATCGATCGCAAGACGGCAGGTTCGAGGTTCTCGATCGCGTGGGACCAGGATGATCTGACCGAGAATCTGTCGTTGGCGGAGCGCTTGAAGGAACTCGGTATCAAGCTGCCGAGCTTTGAGTACTCCGATGACTTCGACCCAGCGGCGTATCTGTCGCAGGTAGCGAAGGCAGTCGAGCCAGCGCGGCGATTCCGTGTACGTCGGCATGACATCGTCTTGGCATTTTTCTCGTTCGCGAAGTTCCTGATGTACCGCGACCTGGATTCCGCAACTTGGCCCGAGAGTGCCCGGATCGACGAGCACGGAAAGATAAAGAGCCTGCTGAGGGATGGTTTCCCGCATGCTGCGCCGCCCATTCCATCCCACACGAACATCGACGAGTTGGTGCCTCCGGCCAAGCGGGTGCATGTAGTCGATGCGGATGGCTCGCAGAGCTTGGTGATCGCTGAGGTCGACCGCGGCAGCGACTTGGTCGTGCAAGGCCCACCCGGTACGGGAAAGTCGCAAACGATCACCAACCTTATCGCCGACGCGGTGCATGCGGGCAAGAAAGTTCTGTTTGTGGCCGAGAAGCTGGCCGCGCTCGAAGTCGTCAAACGAAACCTGGAACGAGTCGGGCTCGGGCAGATCGCGCTCGAGCTGCACAGCAACAAGGCGCACAAGCGAACCGTGCTCGATGAGTTGGCGCGTACGTTGGCTCTGACCTTACGAAGTTCCGACGGCATCTCGGACCAGTCGGCCGACCTGTCGTCCCACACCGACGCGCTCAACCATCACGCTCGCGCCCTTCATGCCCGACTCGGCGCCACCGAGCTCTCGCCTTTCAACGTTATCGGCGCTATCGCTGGTCTCCGCGGAGCACACGAATACGATCACGTCGTCATCGCGCAACCCGAGACATGGTCGCCGACTGAGCTGCGAGCTGCCCGAAGTGCGCTACATGACCTCGCGTCGCGAGTGGCTGGCATCGGCCTGCCTGCGGATCATCCTTGGCGTGGTGTTCGCTTGGCAGCCGTACTGCCCAACGAAGCGCGAGCAATCAGCCACAAGTCCCAACAGCTCGCGGCAGAGTTGGATGGGTTGGCGTCCGCTGCGGCAAAGATCGCCGGCATGCTTGAGCAGGAGAGCCCAGCGACGCTGTCAGCCATCGAGTGCTTGTGTCGACTTGGTACCGAACTGGGCAAGCTGCCCGATGTGGACCGCAGCAGTCTTGCCTCCACGGTATGGGCAAGCGGACTTGATCAGGTACGAAAGATCATTGCCGACGGTCGACGCCATTCGATAGTGCGCGACGAACTTGGCGATGCAGTTCGTGCGGATGCCCTCGAGCGCGAATGGACCGCGGACAAGGCCGTCTACCTGCAGCGAGGACAATCGTGGCTGCGCTGGTTTCATGGCGACTACCGGTCGGCTGTGCGGCAACTCCGGCTCGCCGTGACCAAATCGTTGCCGAAGTCGTTTGAGGAACGTCGAGCGTTGCTCGACAGACTGGACGAAACGCGCCACTTGCAGGTGCGACTCGGGCAGCAAGACGACTTTGCCCGCTCGGCTTTCGGCTCGCGCTGGAGTGGCCTCGCAAGTCGCTGGGATCAGCTTGAAGCGCAGATCAACTGGGTCGCTGGCTACAAGGCGCTCAAGATGGCCACAGCGCAGGTCGATCTGGTGGCTCGGGTAAATCAACCTGCCGCGATGGGCGCGCTCGCAGCCAAGCTCGGCGAAAAGCTCTTCCAGCGTTCGACTGAACTCGCTGAATTGGTGGAGGCTGTGCAACTGGAGATTCCCGTCGCGTTCGGTGTCGACCGGATCGTTGAGCTGCCGTTGTTAGACCTTGTCAATCGCTTGCGTTCTTGGGCGGAAGGCTCGGAATCGCTGTCGCCGTGGGTCAATTTTCACGCTGCTTCCGAACGTGTGCGCAACGGCGCGCTTCAAGTTTTCCTCGCTCCGATCGTCACGGGCTCACTGACGACAGCGCGGGTTGAAAGCGCGCTCGACCAAGCGTATTTCAATTCGCTGCTTCGATTCGCGGTGCGCATGTACCCAGCACTGGCGCAGTTCGAAGGCCGGACGCATTCAGAGATTGTCACGCGCTTTCGGCAACTGGATCGCGCCCACCTGGACTGGATACGACTACAGGTCGTCAGGCGACATCTCGACAGCCTCCCTCGCGTCAACACTGGCACAGGTGCGCTCGGCACGCTGCACCAGGAAATGAACAAGAAGTCCAAGCATATGGCGCTGCGCAGGTTGTTGACGCGCGCGGGTACAGTGATTCAGCAGATCAAGCCTGTCTTTATGATGAGTCCGCTGTCCGTCGCGCAGTTCCTCGCTCCCGGTGCAGTGGAATTCGACCTGCTTGTGATTGACGAGGCGAGCCAAGTGGAACCGGTAGACGCCCTGGGCGCGATCGCACGCTGCAAACAAATCGTCGTTGTCGGTGACGACAAGCAGTTGCCTCCGACTAGGTTCTTCAGCCGCATGACCGGCAACGACACCGCTGAAGATGACGAGGATGAAGACGTCGGTGCGGCGACCGTCGTTGAGAGCATCCTTGGACTTTGTCGTGCGCGTGGAATTCCGGACCAAATGCTGCGATGGCACTACCGCAGCCGCCACCATTCACTTATCGCGGTATCCAATCGAGAGTTTTACGCGGCAGGGTTGTTCATTGTGCCTAGCCCGGAGAATCTCGCTGCGGCGTCCGGGTTGAAGCTGCGCAAGGTGCCAGGCATCTAAGATCGTGGCAAGCCTCGACAGAATGCGATGGAGGCTGAGGCGATCGCCCGCGCCGTGTTGGAATTCGCCGAGCACGAATCTGCACGCAGCCTAGGAGTTGTCGCATTCTCCGAAGCCCAGAAGCAGGCAATACTTGATCAACTGGAGGCGCTGCGCCGCACCAGGCCGGATCTGGAATCATTTTTCGAGGGCAGCAAGATTGAACCATTCTTCGTCAAGAACTTGGAAAACGTACAGGGCGATGAACGCGACGTCATTCTGATTTCGATTGGCTACGGACGGGATGCCAGCGGCTACATGACGATGACTTTCGGTCCGCTTTCCACTGCAGGCGGTGAGCGGCGACTGAACGTGTTGATATCCCGCGCTCGCTGGCGTTGCGAAGTTTATTCGTCCATTTCTGCCGACGACATCGACCTCGAGCGCGCGAAATCACGTGGGGCGGCCGCGCTCAAGATCTACCTCAAGTTCGCCGAGACCGGTCGTCTCGAGCTGAGTCAACGCACTGAACGAGAAATGGAATCGGCGTTCGAGGAGGCGGTGAAGGAGAAGATCGAAGCGTCCGAACATACGGTGCATACCCAGGTTGGCATGGCTGGGTTCTTTATCGATCTCGCTATCGTCGATCCGGATCAGCCTGGGCGCTATGTGCTCGGCATTGAATGCGATGGAGCTGCCTACCACTCGTCGCGTTCTGCGCGCGATCGTGATCGTTTGCGCCAGACGGTGCTTGAAGATCATGGCTGGCGCATCCACCGCATTTGGAGTGCCGACTGGCTGCACCGGCCGACGGAGACGCTTCGCATCGTTCTCGCAGCCATCGATCGCGCCATTGCCGATTCTCGAGACAGCGCGTCAGCCGCTCCCAAGGTGCAGCAAGCAACGGCGATCAAGATCGACGTCGACACAATTGGCGAAGACGAAGCGCAGGTGGTCGTGCAGGCAGCGAGCCCAAGCGAAGAATATGTGGAGGCACGGTTCCAGGTGCCGCAGTCGGAACAAATCCACGATCTGTCAGTCGACCGACTTGCGAACATCGTCAAGCAAATCGTATCCGTGGAAGCCCCAATCCACGAGAGCGAAGTCGTGCAGCGCGTACGAATGCTTTGGGGGCTAGGTCGTGCAGGTTCGCGTATCCAGGCAGCGGTCAAGTCGGCAGTAGATTTCGCCTGTACGCAAGGGGCGGTGTGTCGAGGACGGAGCGTTTCTGATCTCGCCGAAGCACACCCCAATGCTGCGAAACCGCGCGAACACCGAATCGCGGTCGCTCCGGCAAGTAGAAATGCTGCCGCCTTCCGAGATCCGCTACGCGATCCGCAAACTGGTCGAGCTGAGTCACCGGGTAGGCTCGGCGGAGGTGTCGGTTCCGATCGCGCGATGGCTGGGTTTTCAGCAGACCAGTACGCAACTTCGAGAGAAGATCGAGAAGCAGGTCGATGACTTGGTGGCGTCTGGCGCTCTGCGCTTGGATGCCGGCCAGCTGTCGGTGGCTCGAAACGATCGTTCGACAAGCAGATAGTCGGGCTCCTGGAGAGCGCGATGTTGGTCAAGACGCCTTGGTTTGACTCACCGCTCCGCAGTAGCCGAAATTCGGAGCCCAGAGCATTCGCTTTTCTGACTCACGCCAGTGCGAGTCGGGCCACACGGCAAGCTGGGTCTGCGGAACGACTTCGACCTCGAAGCCGCGCGCTCCGCTCTTTCCGCTCGCAAGACTCCGGTGCAACGTCTGCGTGCCGCAGCCTGAGGAGTCGTCGCGAGCCGTTCTCAGTCGCGCAAGACGCTGGCGACGGCGTGGGCGAAGTGGTCGAGGTTGCGGGGGGCGAGGCCGGCGATGTTGATGCGGCTGCTGTCGAGCATGTAGACCGCGAACTCGTCGCGCAGGCGGGTGATTTGGGCTGGCGTCAGGCCAAGGAAGGAGAACATGCCGTGTTGCCGTGCGATGAAGCCGAAGTCGCGTTCGGCGCCGGCGGCGGCGAGTGCGGCGACGGCGCCGCTGCGCATGGCGGCGATGCGTTCGCGCATCGCGGTGAGTTCCTGCAGCCACTGCGTGCGCAACGCCGGGCGCGTCAGGATGCGCGCGACGATGGCGGCGCCGTGCGCGGGCGGCATCGAGTAGATGTTGCGCACGCCGGTGAGCAGCACCGATCCCGCGGCGGCGGCCTGGGTCGGGTTGGCGGCGACCAGACTGATGGCGCCGGTGCGCTCGCGGTAGAGGCCGAAGTTCTTCGAGCACGAGGTCGCGAGCAGCAGTTCCGGAAGTTGTGCTGCGAGCAGCCGCGGTCCCTGCGCGTCGGCATCGAGGCCTTCGCCGAAGCCCTGGTAGGCCATGTCGATGAAGGGCAGGAAGCCGCGCTTCTGCGCCAGATCCGCGATCGCCCGCCACAGTTCCGCGGGCACGTCGACACCGCTGGGGTTGTGGCAGCAGGCGTGCAGCACGACGACATCGTTGGCCGGCACCTCGGCGAGCGCGGCGAGCATGGCGTCGCCGCGCAGGGTCTGCTTCGCGGCGTCGTAGTACGGGAATTCGCGCATCGCCAGGCCGGCGGCGCGGAATACCGCGGCGTGGTTGGCCCAGGTCGAGTCCGGCAGCCACAGGGTCGCGTCCGGACGACTGCGCTTGAGCAGGTCGGCGGCGACGCGCAGCGCGGCGGTACCGCCCGGGGTCTGCGCGGTGAACACGCGATGGTCGCGCAGGGCGGCGTGGTCGCCGAGCGCCAGCGACGCGACCGCGGCATTGAACTCGGCATCGCCGGCCATGCCCTGGTAGGTCTTGGTGGTCTCCTCGGCCAGACGCATCTGCTCGGCCGCGCGCACGCAGTCGAGGATCGGCGTGTGGCCGTCGGCGTCGCGAAACACGCCGACGCCGAGGTCGATGCGTTCGGCGCGCGAGTCGGCGCGGAAGCGCGCCATCAAGCCGAGGATGGGATCGTCGGGCGCGGTCTGCAGATGCTCGAACATCGAAGCCTCGTGGGCGGTGGCGGGAGAACGCGAGCGTAGCGCGGTGCAAGCCGCGGCTCGCGGCAGGATCATGGCGATTCGGAAGCACCCGCAGTGGTCAGAATGCGGCCCCACAACGCCTCCATGCGCCGCGCCACGGCAGCGTCGGGCACGATCGTGCGGCTCCAGTCGCGGCTGGTTTCGCCTGGCCACTTGCGGGTTGCGTCGAGGCCGAGCTTGGAGCCAAGCCCGGGCACCGGGCTCGCGAAATCGAGGTAGTCGATCGGCGTGTTCTCGACCAGCATCGAGTCGCGCGCCGGATCGACGCGCGTCGACAGCGCCCAGATCACCTGCGACCAGTCGCGCACGTCGATGTCCTCGTCGGTGATGATCACGAACTTGGTGTAGGTGAACTGGCGCAGGTAGGACCAGATGCCCATCATCATGCGGCGCGCGTGGCCGGCGTACTGCTTGCGGATGCTGACCACCGCGATGCGGTACGAGCAGGCTTCGGGCGGCAGGTAGAAGTCGTGGATCTCCGGGAACACCTTGCGCAGGATCGGCACGAACACGTCGTTCAGCGCCATCGCCAGCACCGAAGGTTCGTCGTGCGGCGCGCGGCCCATGTAGCTGCCCTGGTAGATCGCGTCGCGGCGCAGGCGCAGGCGCTCGATGGTCAGCACCGGGAACTCGGCGCGCGCGTTGTAGTAGCCGGTGTGGTCGCCGAACGGGCCTTCGGGCGCGGTGTCGCCCGGGTGGATGTGGCCCTCGATCAGGATCTCGCAACCGGCGGGCGCGTCGAGTCCGGTGCGTTCGCTGTGCCAGACGCGCGTGCGTTCGCCGCGCAACAGGCCAGCGAACTCGTATTCGGAGATCGTGTCCGGCACCGGCGCGACTACGACCAGCGTGGTTGCCGGGTCGGCGCCGATCGCGACCAGCAGCGGGAACGGCTGGCCCGGGTGCTCGCGTTGGAAATCGGCGAAGTCGAGCGCGCCGCCGCGATGCGGCAGCCAACGCATGATCACGCGATTGCGGCCGATCACCTGCTGGCGATAGATCGCGACGTTCTGGCGGCGCTGGCGGGTGCCGCGGGTAATCACCAAACCGAGCGTGATCAGCTTGCCGGCATCGTCCGGCCAGCAGTGCTGGATCGGCAAGCGCGCGAGATCGATGTCGTCGCCTTCGAGCACCACTTCGTTGAACGCGGCTTCGCGCTGCGCGCGCGGCGCGACATGTGCGAGCTGTGCCAGTTCCGGCCACAACGCCAGTGCATCCTTCAGGCTGGAGGGCCAGCGGGGTTCCTTGATCGCTGCGAGCAGTTCGCCGAGCTCGCGCAGCGATGCCAGCGGACGCCCGGCGAGTGCCGCTTCGATGCGGCTGCGATGCCCGAACAGATTGCCGAGATAGGCATGGGCGGCGCCGGTCGGATGTTCGACCAGCAGCGCCGGCCCCTGCTGCTTCAGGGCATGCAGGCTGAGCGCCGTGGTTTCGAGATGCGGATCGACCGGCTCGTGCACGCGCCGCAGCTGGCCGCGGGCTTCGAGGTGCGCGAGGAAGGTGCGCAAGTCGTGGAAGTGGCTCATCACAGGCTCCTCGCCGCGCTGCCGGATGTCATCAACCGGGACGTCCGTCGCGGCGCGGCGTCGTGTAGATGTAGAGCGAGCGCAGCACCCACGGCACGAATGCGAGCAGCCAGCCGAACGCGGCCACGCTCTGCCAGGCCATCGCGTCGGCGCTCAGTTCGGCTCCGATGCGAATCAGCGCGACCAGCTGAATGGCGAGGAAAGCGAAGCCGGCGACGCGACCCAGTTCCAGCGGTCGTCCCGAGTGTCCGGCGGTCACGCGCGTGACCATCGCGACCAGCAGGCTGCCGAAAAATCCGATGAACAGCGCGTGCGCCGGAGCGCGGCCCAGGTGCAGGTCACCGCTCGCGAGCAGCCACAAGCTCTGGGTCGCGAACAGCAACATCGCCAGCGGCAGCCAGGCGAACCCGGCGAACAACACGCGCGCCAAGGCTGGCATCGGGCCGCGCGGGGCATTGCGCCACAGCCAGTAGCCGGCGAGCGCGGCCAGCGGCAGGTCGGCCAGCCACAGCCACGCGTTCAGCGCCGCCAATTCCCCGGCGAGGTGCAGCAACAGACAGGCCCAGACCGCGCCCAGCCAGCCCAGAGGGCGCCAGCCGACATAGCCGGGCACGACCACGCTGGCGAAGAACGGAAACATGCGGTGCGCAACCGTGGTGTAGATCGGCAGCAGCAAGGCAAAGCTGCCGATCTTGATCACCGCGAACATCAGCCGCACCGATCCGGTGTGCAGGTGCAGGGCGAACAGCAGCAGCCCGAGCAGCCCGAACAGCAGCGCCGCGTAGGCGCTGGCCGAATGCAGGGTGCGGCCACGATCGGCGCGCAGCGGGCCCCACAGGAACGCCAGTCCCGCAATCCATCCGGCGATGGTGTTGAACAGGCCGATCTGCACCAGGTGCGGAAAGCCGAACAGACCGACCAGGAACAACAGTTGTCCGCTGAGCAGCCCGAGCCCGACCGGCAGGTAATGCCAGGGCGAAAGCTCGGGTTGCCCCATCCAGCGCGGGAACACCGTCAGCAGGAAGCCGAACATGAACGGCGGCAGCACCTGGTACTGCATCACGAACGCATGCGCCCAGCCGGCGAACAGGGGCGGCTGTGCCAGGCCGATGTCGCCGAAGCGCGACTGGTACAGCCACAACGCCCACCACGTCATCGCCGCCAGCACGTTGCTGGCGCCGACGAAGAACAGCAAACGGTGCGGCGCCGCCGCCAGCATTCGCGGCGAAATGGGGAAGGACTCGGGGATCGTGTTCATCTGCGCATTGTCCCGCGCTCGCTGTGTTGCGTGATTGATGCAGGTCAGGCTGCGCCCGGGTGCGGCATGCAGCGCCGAAGCCGGAGCGCATTCGATTGCACGGAGATGGCGGGTTCGGTCGCGGCTGGTACATTCGCGCTCGAATCGAACGAGACCAGAACGAATGAGCCACACAGCAAGCAACGGCGCGCTGCGCCGGACCAAGATCATCGCCACGCTCGGCCCGGCATCGGATGCGCACGGCGCGATCGAGGCCCTGATCGCCGCCGGCGTCAACGTCGTGCGCCTGAACTTCTCTCACGGCACCAAGGAACACCACGCCGCGCGCATCCAGGCGGTGCGTGAGGCCGCGCACAAGCTGGGACGCGAGGTCGGCGTGCTGGCCGACCTGCAGGGCCCGAAGATCCGCATCGAGAAGTTCGAGGAAGGCAAGGTGCTGCTGCAGGCCGGCGATCCGTTCACGCTGGTGTGCAGCGCCGACGCCGCGCCCGGTGACCGCAATCGCGTCGGCATGAGCTACCTCGGCCTGATCGACGACGTCGTGGTTGGCGACACGCTGCTGCTCGACGATGGACTGATGGCGGTGCGTGTCGATGCGATCGAGGGCGTCGAGATCCGCACCACGGTGCTGACCGACGGGAAGCTGTCGGACCGCAAGGGTCTGAATCGTCTGGGCGGCGGGCTGTCGCTCGGCGCGCTCACCGACAAGGACAAGCGCGACATCATCACCGCGGCCGAGTTGAAGGTGGACTTCGTCGCGGTTTCGTTCTGCCGCAACGCCGCGGACATGCACGAAGCGCGCGCGCTGCTCAAGGCGGCAGGCTGGGAAGCAGCACTGGTCGCCAAGATCGAGCGCGCGGAAGCGATCCCGCTGCTTGGCGAGATCATCGACGCATCCGATGTGGTCATGGTCGCGCGTGGCGACCTCGGCGTGGAAATCGGCGACGCCGAGTTGCCGGGTCTGCAGAAGAAGATCATCCGCGAGACGCTGGAGCGCAACAAGGTGGTGATCACCGCGACGCAGATGCTGCAGTCGATGGTCGAGTCGCCGATTCCGACGCGCGAGGAAGTGCTCGATGTCGCGAACGCGGTGATCGACGGCTCCGACGCGGTGATGCTGTCGCAGGAAACCGCCGCCGGCAATTACCCGACCAAGGCGGTCGAGGCGATGGTGCGCATCTGCCTCGGCGCCGAACGCCAGTTCGAGATGGACACTGATTTCGAAGCGGCGCCGCGCAATCTCGCGCGCGTCGACCAGGCGATCGCGATGTCGGCGATGTTTCTGGCCGAACACATCAAGGTGCGCGCGATCATCGCGCTGACCGAGTCCGGCGGTACCGCGCGCTATCTGTCGCGCTTCC is a genomic window containing:
- a CDS encoding DUF4011 domain-containing protein, which produces MTIAALLDHARRSLLDLSTRNRLLSLPRESSAGRIVHVHDELSEELFRLLVREQKSLTLAAGRESAAAEDGAAGGTASELVELPKSDPADVDAEGVAARHRDLKLQTRLSSESLQKRLLTIYYDARTLLEEQGVNILYLALGQLEWFESDRSQLARLAPLILIPVRIDRKTAGSRFSIAWDQDDLTENLSLAERLKELGIKLPSFEYSDDFDPAAYLSQVAKAVEPARRFRVRRHDIVLAFFSFAKFLMYRDLDSATWPESARIDEHGKIKSLLRDGFPHAAPPIPSHTNIDELVPPAKRVHVVDADGSQSLVIAEVDRGSDLVVQGPPGTGKSQTITNLIADAVHAGKKVLFVAEKLAALEVVKRNLERVGLGQIALELHSNKAHKRTVLDELARTLALTLRSSDGISDQSADLSSHTDALNHHARALHARLGATELSPFNVIGAIAGLRGAHEYDHVVIAQPETWSPTELRAARSALHDLASRVAGIGLPADHPWRGVRLAAVLPNEARAISHKSQQLAAELDGLASAAAKIAGMLEQESPATLSAIECLCRLGTELGKLPDVDRSSLASTVWASGLDQVRKIIADGRRHSIVRDELGDAVRADALEREWTADKAVYLQRGQSWLRWFHGDYRSAVRQLRLAVTKSLPKSFEERRALLDRLDETRHLQVRLGQQDDFARSAFGSRWSGLASRWDQLEAQINWVAGYKALKMATAQVDLVARVNQPAAMGALAAKLGEKLFQRSTELAELVEAVQLEIPVAFGVDRIVELPLLDLVNRLRSWAEGSESLSPWVNFHAASERVRNGALQVFLAPIVTGSLTTARVESALDQAYFNSLLRFAVRMYPALAQFEGRTHSEIVTRFRQLDRAHLDWIRLQVVRRHLDSLPRVNTGTGALGTLHQEMNKKSKHMALRRLLTRAGTVIQQIKPVFMMSPLSVAQFLAPGAVEFDLLVIDEASQVEPVDALGAIARCKQIVVVGDDKQLPPTRFFSRMTGNDTAEDDEDEDVGAATVVESILGLCRARGIPDQMLRWHYRSRHHSLIAVSNREFYAAGLFIVPSPENLAAASGLKLRKVPGI
- a CDS encoding DUF3320 domain-containing protein encodes the protein MEAEAIARAVLEFAEHESARSLGVVAFSEAQKQAILDQLEALRRTRPDLESFFEGSKIEPFFVKNLENVQGDERDVILISIGYGRDASGYMTMTFGPLSTAGGERRLNVLISRARWRCEVYSSISADDIDLERAKSRGAAALKIYLKFAETGRLELSQRTEREMESAFEEAVKEKIEASEHTVHTQVGMAGFFIDLAIVDPDQPGRYVLGIECDGAAYHSSRSARDRDRLRQTVLEDHGWRIHRIWSADWLHRPTETLRIVLAAIDRAIADSRDSASAAPKVQQATAIKIDVDTIGEDEAQVVVQAASPSEEYVEARFQVPQSEQIHDLSVDRLANIVKQIVSVEAPIHESEVVQRVRMLWGLGRAGSRIQAAVKSAVDFACTQGAVCRGRSVSDLAEAHPNAAKPREHRIAVAPASRNAAAFRDPLRDPQTGRAESPGRLGGGVGSDRAMAGFSADQYATSREDREAGR
- a CDS encoding aminotransferase class I/II-fold pyridoxal phosphate-dependent enzyme encodes the protein MLLTGVRNIYSMPPAHGAAIVARILTRPALRTQWLQELTAMRERIAAMRSGAVAALAAAGANRDFGFIARQHGMFSFLGLTPAQITRLRDEFAVYMLDSSRINIAGLAPRNLDHFAHAVASVLRG
- a CDS encoding UbiD family decarboxylase, producing the protein MSHFHDLRTFLAHLEARGQLRRVHEPVDPHLETTALSLHALKQQGPALLVEHPTGAAHAYLGNLFGHRSRIEAALAGRPLASLRELGELLAAIKEPRWPSSLKDALALWPELAQLAHVAPRAQREAAFNEVVLEGDDIDLARLPIQHCWPDDAGKLITLGLVITRGTRQRRQNVAIYRQQVIGRNRVIMRWLPHRGGALDFADFQREHPGQPFPLLVAIGADPATTLVVVAPVPDTISEYEFAGLLRGERTRVWHSERTGLDAPAGCEILIEGHIHPGDTAPEGPFGDHTGYYNARAEFPVLTIERLRLRRDAIYQGSYMGRAPHDEPSVLAMALNDVFVPILRKVFPEIHDFYLPPEACSYRIAVVSIRKQYAGHARRMMMGIWSYLRQFTYTKFVIITDEDIDVRDWSQVIWALSTRVDPARDSMLVENTPIDYLDFASPVPGLGSKLGLDATRKWPGETSRDWSRTIVPDAAVARRMEALWGRILTTAGASESP
- a CDS encoding aspartate/tyrosine/aromatic aminotransferase, which translates into the protein MFEHLQTAPDDPILGLMARFRADSRAERIDLGVGVFRDADGHTPILDCVRAAEQMRLAEETTKTYQGMAGDAEFNAAVASLALGDHAALRDHRVFTAQTPGGTAALRVAADLLKRSRPDATLWLPDSTWANHAAVFRAAGLAMREFPYYDAAKQTLRGDAMLAALAEVPANDVVVLHACCHNPSGVDVPAELWRAIADLAQKRGFLPFIDMAYQGFGEGLDADAQGPRLLAAQLPELLLATSCSKNFGLYRERTGAISLVAANPTQAAAAGSVLLTGVRNIYSMPPAHGAAIVARILTRPALRTQWLQELTAMRERIAAMRSGAVAALAAAGAERDFGFIARQHGMFSFLGLTPAQITRLRDEFAVYMLDSSRINIAGLAPRNLDHFAHAVASVLRD
- a CDS encoding NnrS family protein; this translates as MNTIPESFPISPRMLAAAPHRLLFFVGASNVLAAMTWWALWLYQSRFGDIGLAQPPLFAGWAHAFVMQYQVLPPFMFGFLLTVFPRWMGQPELSPWHYLPVGLGLLSGQLLFLVGLFGFPHLVQIGLFNTIAGWIAGLAFLWGPLRADRGRTLHSASAYAALLFGLLGLLLFALHLHTGSVRLMFAVIKIGSFALLLPIYTTVAHRMFPFFASVVVPGYVGWRPLGWLGAVWACLLLHLAGELAALNAWLWLADLPLAALAGYWLWRNAPRGPMPALARVLFAGFAWLPLAMLLFATQSLWLLASGDLHLGRAPAHALFIGFFGSLLVAMVTRVTAGHSGRPLELGRVAGFAFLAIQLVALIRIGAELSADAMAWQSVAAFGWLLAFVPWVLRSLYIYTTPRRDGRPG
- the pyk gene encoding pyruvate kinase, with product MSHTASNGALRRTKIIATLGPASDAHGAIEALIAAGVNVVRLNFSHGTKEHHAARIQAVREAAHKLGREVGVLADLQGPKIRIEKFEEGKVLLQAGDPFTLVCSADAAPGDRNRVGMSYLGLIDDVVVGDTLLLDDGLMAVRVDAIEGVEIRTTVLTDGKLSDRKGLNRLGGGLSLGALTDKDKRDIITAAELKVDFVAVSFCRNAADMHEARALLKAAGWEAALVAKIERAEAIPLLGEIIDASDVVMVARGDLGVEIGDAELPGLQKKIIRETLERNKVVITATQMLQSMVESPIPTREEVLDVANAVIDGSDAVMLSQETAAGNYPTKAVEAMVRICLGAERQFEMDTDFEAAPRNLARVDQAIAMSAMFLAEHIKVRAIIALTESGGTARYLSRFRSEVPIYALSRHDGARRRMAMMRDVFPIDFDTRGLPPREAAREAIRRLHALGCLHEGDRVMITSGDSMENQGATNTLRLLEVGPEGRAEGLGDL